A genomic window from Corvus hawaiiensis isolate bCorHaw1 chromosome 29, bCorHaw1.pri.cur, whole genome shotgun sequence includes:
- the CCT3 gene encoding T-complex protein 1 subunit gamma → MMGPRPVLVLSQNTKRESGRKVQTGNITAAKTIADIIRTCLGPRAMMKMLLDPMGGIVMTNDGNAILREIQVQHPAAKSMIEISRTQDEEVGDGTTSVIILAGEMLSVAEHFLEQQMHPTVIIWAYRKALDDMISILKKIGTPVDVNNKEMMLKIIKSAINTKAINRWSDLACSIALDAVKTVEFEENGRKEIDIKKYAKVEKIPGGFSEDSCVLRGIMVNKDVTHPRMRRLIKNPRIVLLDCSLEYKKGESQTDIEITREEDFARILQMEEEYIQQMCEDLIRVKPDLVITEKGVSDLAQHYLMRANITAIRRVRKTDNNRIARACGARIVSRTDELREEDVGTGARLFEVKKIGDEYFAFITDCKDPKACTIILRGASKEILAEVERNLQDAMQVCRNVLMDPQLVPGGGATEMAVSHALTERSKGMTGVEQWPYRAVAQALEVIPRTLIQNCGASTIRVLTSLRAKHTQEGSQTWGVNGETGALVDMKELGIWEPLAVKLQTYKTAVETAVLLLRIDDIVSGHKKKGDNQSKQAAAPEAAQE, encoded by the exons ATGATGGGCCCGCGCCCCGTCCTGGTTCTCA GTCAGAATACAAAACGTGAATCTGGAAGAAAAGTCCAGACAGGAAACATCACTGCTGCAAAG ACTATTGCTGACATTATCCGAACATGTTTAGGACCAAGAGCAATGATGAAG ATGCTTTTGGACCCCATGGGTGGGATTGTGATGACCAACGATGGCAATGCTATTCTTAGAGAA ATTCAAGTCCAGCATCCAGCTGCAAAATCAATGATAGAGATCAGCCGCACTCAGGATGAAGAAGTTGGAGATGGGACCACATCTGTCATTATCCTTG ctggaGAGATGCTCTCTGTTGCTGAACATTTTCTTGAACAGCAGATGCACCCAACTGTGATCATCTGGGCTTATCGTAAGGCTCTTGATGACATGatcagtattttaaagaaaattgg CACTCCAGTGGACGTGAACAACAAAGAGATGatgcttaaaataataaagagtGCGATAAACACCAAGGCAATAAACCGCTGGTCTGACTTGGCCTGTAGCATTGCTCTTGATGCTGTTAAGACTGTGGAGTTTGAAGAAAATGGCAGAAAGGAAattgatattaaaaaatatgcaaaagtAGAAAAG ATTCCAGGTGGTTTTAGTGAAGACTCGTGTGTTTTGCGTGGAATCATGGTGAATAAAGACGTAACCCATCCCAGAATGCGTCGCCTTATTAAGAATCCACGCATCGTCCTTCTGGATTGTTCACTGGAGTACAAGAAAGGAGAGAGCCAG ACTGATATTGAAATTACGCGGGAGGAAGACTTTGCCCGCATCCTGCAGATGGAGGAAGAGTACATTCAGCAGATGTGCGAGGATCTGATAAGAGTCAAGCCAGATCTGGTCATCACGGAAAAAGGAGTTTCTG ACCTGGCCCAGCACTACCTGATGAGAGCCAACATCACCGCCATCCGCAGGGTGCGAAAGACTGACAACAACCGGATTGCCAG GGCCTGTGGAGCTCGCATTGTCAGTCGCACAGATGAGCTCCGGGAGGAGGATGTGGGAACTGGTGCTAGGCTctttgaagtgaaaaaaataggAGATGAGTATTTTGCCTTCATCACTGATTGCAAAGATCCTAAGGCTTGCACCATCATCCTCCGGGGAGCCAGCAAGGAAATCCTAGCG GAGGTGGAGCGCAACCTGCAGGATGCCATGCAGGTGTGCCGCAATGTCCTCATGGACCCACAGCTGGTGCCAGGTGGGGGAGCCACTGAAATGGCCGTTTCCCATGCACTGACAGAGAGGTCCAAGGGCATGACCGGCGTGGAGCAGTGGCCCTACCGCGCAGTGGCCCAGGCTCTGGAAGTCATTCCCCGGACGCTGATCCAGAACTGTGGCGCTAGCACTATCCGTGTTCTGACCTCACTCAGG gccAAGCACACTCAGGAAGGCAGCCAGACATGGGGGGTGAATGGGGAGACTGGAGCCCTGGTTGACATGAAGGAGCTGGGGATCTGGGAGCCCTTGGCTGTCAAACTTCAGACCTATAAAACAGCCGTGGAG ACTGCAGTTCTCCTGCTCCGTATCGATGACATCGTTTCGGGGCACAAAAAGAAGGGTGACAACCAAAGCAAGCAGGCCGCAGCACCAGAGGCAGCCCAGGAGTGA